From the Ferrigenium kumadai genome, one window contains:
- the hemF gene encoding oxygen-dependent coproporphyrinogen oxidase produces the protein MDSNAVKEYLLELQELIVERLEQVDGKKFIRDKWQRPSTGSGQALSIAQGEGISCIIEEGNVLERGGVAFSHVRGDKMPTSATAHRPELAGCSWEAMGVSLVMHPRNPYAPTSHANVRMFMATKPDGDKVFWFGGGMDLTPYYGFEEDAQHFHQICKNSLAPFDPSLHPKFKKWCDDYFFLKHRNEPRGVGGIFFDDLSEPDFDTCFAIQQSVGDHYLSAYVPLLEKRKDTPYGERERDFQLYRRGRYVEFNLVIDRGTIFGLQSNGRTESILLSMPPLVKWRYDWHPEKGTPEAELYDKYLVPKDWV, from the coding sequence ATGGATAGCAACGCCGTCAAGGAATACCTGCTCGAACTGCAAGAACTGATCGTCGAACGTCTGGAACAAGTGGACGGCAAGAAATTCATCCGCGACAAGTGGCAGCGTCCTTCGACAGGCTCAGGACAGGCTCTCAGCATCGCCCAAGGCGAAGGCATCAGTTGCATCATCGAAGAAGGCAACGTGCTCGAGCGCGGCGGCGTGGCGTTCTCACATGTGCGGGGCGACAAGATGCCCACCTCGGCCACAGCGCACCGTCCCGAGCTGGCCGGGTGCAGCTGGGAGGCGATGGGCGTGTCGCTGGTGATGCACCCGCGCAATCCCTATGCGCCGACCTCGCACGCCAACGTGCGCATGTTCATGGCGACCAAGCCGGACGGCGACAAGGTGTTCTGGTTCGGCGGCGGCATGGACCTCACGCCTTACTACGGCTTCGAGGAAGACGCGCAGCACTTCCACCAGATCTGCAAGAACTCGCTCGCGCCGTTCGATCCCTCGTTGCACCCCAAATTCAAGAAATGGTGCGACGACTATTTCTTCCTGAAGCACCGCAACGAACCGCGCGGCGTGGGCGGTATCTTCTTCGACGATCTCTCGGAGCCGGATTTCGACACCTGCTTCGCCATCCAGCAGAGCGTGGGCGACCACTACCTGTCGGCATATGTGCCGCTGCTCGAAAAACGCAAGGACACGCCGTACGGCGAACGCGAGCGCGACTTCCAGCTGTATCGTCGCGGACGTTACGTCGAATTCAACCTGGTGATCGACCGCGGCACCATCTTCGGCCTGCAGTCGAACGGCCGCACCGAATCCATCCTGCTCTCCATGCCGCCGCTGGTGAAGTGGCGCTACGACTGGCATCCGGAGAAGGGCACGCCGGAAGCGGAGCTGTACGACAAGTACCTCGTGCCCAAAGACTGGGTATAA
- the dusB gene encoding tRNA dihydrouridine synthase DusB: MQIGRYKLRNNLIVAPMAGVTDRPFRMLCKRMGAGMAVSEMVASNSLLYGSEKTKRRANHEGEVEPISVQIVGADPKMLAQAAKYNVDHGAQIIDINMGCPAKKICNVMAGSALMQNEKLVTEILEAVVGAVDVPVTLKIRTGWDKANRNAVNIARIAESSGIQALAIHGRTRACAYTGDAEYDTIAAVKTEIRIPVIANGDITTPEKAKFVLGHTGADAVMIGRAAQGRPWLFREIEYFLKTGTHLPSPEVGEIHHILVAHVHELYDFYGEFTGLRVARKHISWYTKGLVGSAHFRHHMNQLESAEEQLAAVDAFFTEQAQSGSRLCYREELAA, encoded by the coding sequence ATGCAAATCGGCCGCTACAAGCTCAGGAACAATCTCATCGTCGCCCCCATGGCCGGGGTGACCGATCGCCCTTTCCGCATGCTGTGCAAGCGCATGGGTGCGGGCATGGCGGTGAGCGAGATGGTGGCATCCAACTCCCTGCTGTACGGCTCGGAAAAGACCAAGCGCCGCGCCAATCACGAAGGAGAGGTCGAACCGATCTCGGTGCAGATCGTCGGCGCAGACCCGAAGATGCTGGCACAGGCCGCGAAATACAACGTCGACCACGGCGCGCAGATCATCGACATCAACATGGGCTGTCCCGCGAAGAAGATCTGCAACGTGATGGCGGGTTCCGCGCTGATGCAGAACGAGAAGCTGGTGACCGAGATACTCGAAGCGGTGGTCGGCGCGGTGGACGTGCCGGTCACATTGAAGATACGCACCGGCTGGGACAAAGCCAATCGCAACGCGGTGAACATCGCGCGCATCGCCGAATCCAGCGGCATCCAGGCGCTGGCCATACACGGCCGCACCCGCGCCTGCGCCTACACCGGCGACGCCGAATATGACACCATCGCCGCGGTGAAGACCGAGATAAGGATCCCAGTCATCGCCAACGGCGACATCACCACGCCTGAAAAGGCGAAGTTTGTGCTGGGACACACCGGCGCGGACGCGGTGATGATAGGCCGCGCGGCGCAGGGCCGCCCGTGGCTGTTCCGCGAGATCGAATATTTCCTCAAGACTGGCACGCACCTGCCCTCGCCAGAGGTCGGCGAGATCCACCACATCCTGGTGGCGCACGTGCACGAACTGTACGACTTCTACGGGGAATTCACCGGCCTGCGCGTGGCACGCAAACACATCTCCTGGTACACCAAGGGACTTGTCGGTTCGGCGCATTTTCGCCATCACATGAATCAGCTGGAGAGCGCCGAAGAGCAGCTCGCAGCGGTGGATGCATTCTTTACAGAACAAGCGCAGAGCGGATCGCGACTGTGCTACAGGGAGGAACTGGCGGCATGA
- a CDS encoding DsbC family protein yields the protein MKTKEMSLAKKLLGLLMFVLLSSAHAGEKEIRQSLQSKFPNIGKLEHVVKTPYSGLYEIVVGDQLLYTDAQGQYLFEGSVIDAKSRRDLTEERRRQLFAIEFDKLPLDLAVKKVKGNGKRKLAYFTDPNCGYCKRLEKELSKVSDVTLYLFLYPIFQGSDVIARNVYCAKNPVKAWDNLMLNGVAPDTASCKMPLEEIMALGRKHRVTGTPNLIFGDGSQVPGYLPAEELEKRLDASTK from the coding sequence ATGAAAACGAAGGAAATGAGTTTGGCCAAAAAACTGCTCGGCCTGTTGATGTTCGTTCTGCTGTCTTCCGCCCATGCGGGCGAGAAGGAGATCCGCCAATCGCTGCAGAGCAAATTCCCCAACATCGGCAAGCTGGAGCATGTGGTCAAGACGCCGTATAGCGGCCTGTATGAGATCGTGGTCGGCGACCAGTTGCTGTACACCGATGCACAAGGCCAGTACCTGTTCGAAGGCAGCGTGATCGATGCGAAGAGCCGCCGCGACCTGACCGAGGAACGCCGCCGCCAGCTGTTCGCCATCGAATTCGACAAGTTGCCGCTCGACCTGGCCGTGAAGAAGGTGAAAGGCAACGGCAAGCGCAAGCTGGCCTATTTCACCGACCCGAACTGCGGCTATTGCAAGCGCCTGGAGAAGGAGCTGAGCAAGGTCAGCGATGTCACGCTGTACCTGTTCCTGTATCCGATTTTCCAGGGGTCGGACGTGATTGCGCGCAATGTCTACTGTGCGAAGAACCCGGTCAAGGCATGGGACAACCTGATGCTGAACGGCGTTGCGCCGGATACGGCGTCCTGCAAGATGCCGCTAGAGGAGATCATGGCGCTGGGCAGGAAGCATCGCGTCACTGGCACGCCGAACCTGATCTTCGGCGATGGCAGCCAAGTTCCCGGGTATTTGCCCGCGGAAGAACTGGAGAAGCGTCTGGACGCGTCAACCAAGTAG
- a CDS encoding Fis family transcriptional regulator, with product MTDCAINENDMARYVRKALKEYFRDLDGENPCCNMYDMVMDCVEKPLLEMVLEHVGGNQTRAADTLGINRNTLRKKMQQHGIE from the coding sequence ATGACTGACTGCGCGATAAACGAAAACGATATGGCGCGCTATGTGCGCAAGGCACTCAAGGAATATTTCCGTGACCTCGACGGCGAGAACCCCTGCTGCAACATGTACGACATGGTGATGGACTGCGTCGAGAAACCGTTGCTCGAAATGGTGCTGGAACATGTCGGCGGCAACCAGACCCGCGCGGCAGACACGCTCGGCATCAACCGCAATACGCTGCGCAAGAAGATGCAGCAGCACGGCATCGAATAA
- the purH gene encoding bifunctional phosphoribosylaminoimidazolecarboxamide formyltransferase/IMP cyclohydrolase — translation MAAIKQALISVSDKSGVLEFAQGLHSLGVKILSTGGTAKLLADNGVPCTEVADYTGFPEMLDGRVKTLQPKVHAGILARRDLPEHVATLEKHGIPTIDLVVVNLYPFAATVAKPGCTLEDAIENIDIGGPTMVRAAAKNHAHVAIVTDPADYSDVLEEMRMNGAAVSDATRFDLMKKAFSHTAAYDSMISNYLTAIDSDGKKSEFPAQINFNFAKVQDMRYGENPHQSAAFYRDLNPVAGGIADYTQLQGKELSYNNIGDADAAWELVKTFDQPACVIVKHANPCGVAIADTPLNAYKLAYATDTTSAFGGIIAFNRELDEASAAQITANQFVELIIAPSASEAALKVTAAKQNVRVLTVPLSNAHNQWDVKRVGGGLLVQSPDALNVQASQLKVVTKVQPTAEQLTDLLFAWRVAKYVKSNAIVFCKGGQTLGVGAGQMSRVDSTRIASIKAQNAGLSLAGSVVASDAFFPFRDGVDVLAQAGAKAVIQPGGSMRDEEVIAAADEHGLAMVVTGFRHFRH, via the coding sequence ATGGCTGCAATCAAACAAGCACTCATCAGCGTGTCGGACAAATCCGGCGTCCTCGAATTCGCACAGGGGCTGCATAGCCTCGGCGTAAAGATCCTGTCCACCGGCGGCACCGCCAAACTGCTCGCCGACAACGGCGTTCCCTGCACCGAAGTGGCCGACTACACCGGCTTCCCCGAGATGCTGGACGGCCGCGTCAAGACCCTGCAGCCGAAAGTTCATGCCGGCATCCTCGCGCGCCGCGACCTGCCCGAGCATGTCGCCACGCTGGAAAAGCACGGCATCCCGACCATCGACCTGGTGGTGGTGAACCTGTATCCGTTCGCGGCGACCGTCGCCAAGCCCGGCTGCACGCTGGAAGACGCGATCGAGAACATCGACATCGGCGGCCCGACCATGGTGCGCGCCGCGGCGAAGAACCACGCGCATGTCGCCATCGTCACCGACCCGGCAGACTACTCTGACGTGCTGGAAGAAATGCGCATGAATGGCGCTGCGGTCAGTGATGCGACGCGCTTCGACCTGATGAAGAAGGCGTTCTCGCACACTGCCGCCTACGACAGCATGATCAGCAACTACCTGACCGCGATCGACAGCGACGGCAAGAAGAGCGAGTTCCCCGCGCAGATCAACTTCAACTTCGCCAAGGTGCAGGACATGCGCTACGGCGAGAACCCGCACCAGAGCGCCGCGTTCTATCGCGACCTCAACCCGGTGGCCGGCGGCATCGCCGACTACACCCAGTTGCAGGGCAAGGAACTCAGCTACAACAACATCGGCGACGCCGATGCGGCCTGGGAATTGGTCAAGACCTTCGACCAGCCCGCCTGCGTCATCGTCAAGCACGCCAACCCCTGCGGCGTGGCGATCGCCGACACCCCGCTGAACGCCTACAAGCTGGCCTACGCGACCGACACCACCTCCGCGTTCGGCGGCATCATCGCGTTCAATCGCGAACTGGACGAGGCTTCCGCAGCGCAGATCACCGCGAACCAGTTCGTCGAACTCATCATCGCGCCGAGTGCCTCCGAGGCCGCACTGAAGGTCACCGCCGCCAAGCAGAACGTGCGCGTGCTGACCGTGCCGCTGTCCAACGCCCACAACCAGTGGGACGTAAAACGCGTCGGCGGCGGCCTGCTGGTGCAGTCGCCGGATGCGCTGAACGTGCAGGCCTCGCAGCTCAAGGTGGTCACCAAGGTGCAGCCGACTGCAGAGCAACTGACCGACCTGCTGTTCGCCTGGCGCGTGGCGAAGTACGTGAAGTCCAACGCGATCGTGTTCTGCAAGGGCGGCCAGACTCTGGGCGTGGGCGCAGGCCAGATGAGCCGCGTGGACTCCACGCGCATCGCCAGCATCAAGGCGCAGAACGCAGGCCTGAGCCTCGCAGGTTCCGTAGTCGCATCGGACGCGTTCTTCCCGTTCCGCGACGGCGTGGACGTGCTGGCACAAGCGGGCGCGAAGGCGGTCATCCAGCCTGGCGGCTCGATGCGCGACGAAGAAGTGATTGCGGCGGCGGACGAGCATGGGTTGGCGATGGTCGTCACCGGCTTCCGCCACTTCCGTCACTAA
- a CDS encoding UbiH/UbiF family hydroxylase, which translates to MMAAIISAKYPTMEFDIVIIGGGLVGASLAAALGHSGLSLALVEGRPLQPTGETSPDDWDSRIYAISPGCRGFLEQSGAWGFLDASRVAPVEEMRVFGDGGAELEFSAYQMGAPELACILESRELQGAIWQALRQQDNLELLCPAKCAALEITPEAAVLTLDDGRKARAKLVVGADGRDSWVRNQVGISAAPVDYRQHGVVANFTVERAHRGIAYQWFQPDGILALLPLPGNRVSMVWSVSPEKSAELLALTRGELCARVSVASNGTLGTMNVITPPAAFPLRLLVLPQISAPRVALIGDAAHNMHPLAGQGVNTGFRDARQLAQVLLERGGFSDCGDAQLLRRYDRKRKEDIYSMQATTYGLKHLFNNDDPLLKTLRNAGLNATNHLVPLKKMLMQHAFI; encoded by the coding sequence ATGATGGCCGCGATCATTTCTGCGAAATATCCGACTATGGAATTCGACATCGTCATTATCGGCGGGGGGCTGGTCGGTGCCAGCCTGGCCGCCGCGCTCGGGCACAGCGGGCTGTCGCTGGCGCTGGTCGAAGGCCGTCCCTTGCAGCCGACTGGCGAAACGTCGCCGGACGACTGGGACAGCCGCATCTATGCCATCAGCCCCGGCTGCCGCGGCTTCCTCGAGCAGTCCGGCGCCTGGGGTTTCCTCGACGCCAGCCGCGTTGCGCCGGTCGAGGAGATGCGGGTGTTCGGCGACGGCGGGGCGGAGCTGGAATTCAGCGCCTACCAGATGGGCGCGCCGGAACTGGCCTGCATCCTGGAAAGCCGTGAACTGCAGGGCGCTATTTGGCAGGCGCTGAGGCAGCAGGACAACCTCGAGCTGCTGTGTCCGGCCAAATGCGCCGCGCTGGAGATCACCCCCGAGGCTGCGGTGCTCACGCTGGACGACGGCCGCAAGGCGAGGGCGAAGCTGGTGGTCGGCGCCGACGGGCGCGATTCCTGGGTGCGCAACCAGGTGGGCATCAGCGCCGCGCCGGTGGATTACCGGCAGCACGGTGTGGTGGCCAATTTCACCGTTGAGCGCGCGCATCGAGGCATCGCTTACCAATGGTTCCAGCCGGACGGCATCCTGGCGCTGCTGCCGCTGCCGGGCAACCGCGTGTCCATGGTGTGGTCGGTCAGCCCGGAGAAGTCCGCCGAACTGCTGGCGCTCACCCGCGGAGAGCTTTGCGCCCGCGTGTCGGTTGCATCGAATGGCACGCTGGGTACGATGAACGTCATCACCCCGCCCGCCGCTTTCCCGCTGCGACTGCTGGTGCTGCCGCAGATCAGTGCGCCGCGCGTTGCCCTGATCGGCGACGCCGCGCATAACATGCACCCGCTGGCCGGGCAGGGCGTGAACACCGGCTTCCGCGACGCACGCCAGCTCGCGCAGGTTCTGCTGGAGCGCGGGGGCTTTAGCGACTGCGGCGATGCGCAGTTGTTGCGCCGCTACGACCGCAAGCGCAAGGAAGACATTTATTCGATGCAGGCGACGACTTACGGCCTGAAGCATCTGTTCAATAACGACGATCCGCTGTTGAAGACGTTGCGCAATGCCGGCCTGAATGCCACCAACCACCTCGTGCCGCTGAAGAAGATGCTGATGCAGCACGCTTTTATCTGA
- a CDS encoding diguanylate cyclase translates to MGDSEEISRDLLVKAINESHDGITIADARKKGTPILYVNMGFEQITGYKAEEVLGRDYRFLQGTDTAQPELETIRAALARGEGCTVTLRNYRKDGSMFWNELSISPVHNDEGVLTHFIGIQKDETVKIMLDQRLHQSGLDLDALNMQLNTLVYTDPLVGISNRRRFDEQFTHMLAAAQRTHSELSVLMIDLDRFKLFNQRYGESAGDECLRIVGDCIAKSFMRSSDCAARYGGALFSVVSLGTNYEDLQLHAQKLSEKVRALSIPYSDSALGVVTISIGGVSRIPSRDTSEDELIKLAEVALYDAKHHGRNLVHIVN, encoded by the coding sequence ATGGGCGATTCCGAGGAAATCTCGCGCGACCTGCTGGTCAAGGCGATCAACGAGTCGCACGACGGCATCACTATCGCCGATGCCCGCAAGAAAGGGACCCCGATCCTTTATGTCAACATGGGGTTCGAGCAGATAACCGGTTACAAGGCCGAGGAAGTGCTCGGGCGCGACTACCGTTTTTTGCAGGGCACCGACACCGCACAGCCGGAACTGGAGACGATACGTGCCGCGCTTGCGCGCGGGGAGGGGTGCACGGTGACCTTACGCAATTACCGCAAGGACGGCTCGATGTTCTGGAACGAGTTGAGCATCTCGCCGGTACACAACGATGAAGGAGTGCTCACCCACTTCATCGGTATCCAGAAAGACGAGACGGTGAAGATCATGCTCGATCAACGCTTGCACCAGTCCGGGCTGGATCTGGATGCACTGAATATGCAATTGAACACCTTGGTGTACACCGACCCGCTGGTCGGTATCAGCAACCGCCGCCGTTTCGATGAGCAGTTCACCCATATGCTTGCTGCCGCACAGCGCACCCACAGCGAACTGTCGGTGCTGATGATCGATCTGGACCGCTTCAAGCTGTTCAACCAGCGCTACGGGGAGAGCGCCGGCGATGAATGCCTGCGTATCGTCGGCGATTGCATCGCCAAGTCCTTCATGCGCTCGTCGGACTGTGCCGCACGTTATGGCGGTGCGTTGTTTTCAGTGGTGTCGCTGGGGACCAACTACGAAGACCTGCAACTGCATGCCCAGAAGCTCAGCGAAAAAGTGCGTGCACTGAGCATTCCGTACAGCGACTCGGCGCTCGGCGTGGTGACCATCAGTATCGGCGGCGTTTCCCGTATCCCTTCCCGCGACACCTCCGAGGACGAGCTGATCAAGCTGGCCGAAGTGGCGCTGTACGACGCCAAACATCACGGCCGCAATCTGGTGCACATCGTCAATTGA
- a CDS encoding L-threonylcarbamoyladenylate synthase: protein MHRSAASSRRIAAHLRRGGLIAYPTESCYGLGCDPRNRNAVLRLLKLKQRPQHKGLILIAAHYRQVARYLKPLTPDEQAKLQNDGAQAITYLMPAKPSCPRWLRGMHNTLAVRITAHPFASRLCRGVNGALVSTSANLSGQRPATTYEECRRMFGRKVLVLPGRVGKRRKPSTIRTWADGRIIRN, encoded by the coding sequence TTGCATCGCTCCGCCGCATCGTCCCGCCGCATCGCCGCGCATCTCCGGCGCGGCGGGCTGATCGCCTACCCCACCGAATCCTGCTACGGCCTGGGTTGCGACCCGCGCAACCGCAATGCGGTGCTGCGCCTGCTTAAGCTCAAGCAGCGCCCACAGCACAAGGGACTGATCCTCATCGCCGCACACTACCGCCAAGTAGCGCGCTACCTGAAACCGCTCACGCCCGACGAACAAGCGAAGTTGCAGAACGATGGCGCGCAGGCCATCACCTACCTGATGCCTGCCAAGCCTTCCTGCCCTCGCTGGCTACGCGGCATGCACAACACACTGGCGGTGCGCATCACCGCACATCCGTTCGCCTCAAGGCTCTGCCGCGGCGTGAACGGTGCGCTGGTTTCCACCAGCGCCAACCTCAGCGGCCAGCGCCCCGCGACGACCTACGAGGAATGCCGGCGCATGTTCGGACGCAAGGTGCTGGTGCTGCCGGGACGCGTGGGCAAACGCAGGAAACCGTCGACCATACGCACCTGGGCGGATGGTAGAATCATACGAAATTAG
- the purD gene encoding phosphoribosylamine--glycine ligase, whose translation MKILVIGNGGREHALAWRLAQGAKVQKVYVAPGNAGTALEEGLENVAITAIPDLIEFVQRENIELTVVGPEAPLAAGVVDAFRAAGLKIFGPTKAAAQLESSKDFAKRFMTRHNIPTAFFETFSDIAKAKAYVEKHGAPIVIKADGLAAGKGVVVAMSKDEAFDAIDMMLSDNKLGDAGARVVIEEFLEGEEASFIVMADGKNVLAMATSQDHKRLKDNDQGPNTGGMGAYSPAPVVTPEIHARVLREVIQPVMRGMESEGIVYTGFLYAGLMISPDGGIKVLEFNCRMGDPETQPIMLRLKSDLAAIVEHAVNGTLDQVEAEWDRRTALGVVMAAANYPETPRKGDVITGLPKKLEDAHVFHAGTTMQDGKVVTSGGRVLCVVALGDMVKVAQKRAYDIADTIHFDGCQMRRDIGYRAIAPRK comes from the coding sequence ATGAAAATATTAGTCATCGGTAACGGCGGTCGCGAGCACGCGCTGGCATGGCGTCTGGCACAAGGGGCCAAGGTGCAGAAGGTCTATGTTGCACCGGGCAACGCGGGTACGGCTCTCGAAGAAGGGCTGGAGAACGTCGCGATCACCGCGATCCCTGATCTAATCGAATTCGTGCAGCGTGAAAACATCGAGCTCACCGTCGTCGGTCCGGAAGCTCCGCTGGCTGCGGGCGTGGTGGATGCTTTCCGCGCGGCAGGGCTGAAGATCTTCGGCCCGACCAAGGCGGCCGCACAGCTCGAATCGTCCAAGGATTTCGCCAAGCGCTTCATGACGCGCCATAACATCCCCACCGCGTTCTTCGAGACCTTCAGCGACATCGCCAAGGCCAAAGCCTATGTCGAGAAGCACGGCGCGCCCATCGTCATCAAGGCCGACGGCCTCGCTGCGGGCAAGGGCGTCGTGGTTGCGATGAGCAAGGACGAAGCATTCGATGCCATCGACATGATGCTGTCGGACAACAAGCTCGGCGATGCGGGTGCGCGCGTGGTGATCGAGGAATTCCTCGAAGGCGAAGAAGCCAGCTTCATCGTGATGGCCGACGGCAAGAACGTGCTGGCCATGGCGACCAGCCAGGACCACAAACGTCTCAAGGACAACGACCAGGGCCCGAACACCGGCGGCATGGGCGCATATTCGCCCGCGCCCGTGGTCACCCCGGAGATCCATGCTCGCGTGCTGCGCGAAGTGATCCAGCCGGTGATGCGCGGCATGGAAAGCGAGGGCATCGTTTACACCGGCTTCCTGTATGCCGGCCTGATGATCTCGCCGGACGGCGGCATCAAGGTGCTGGAGTTCAACTGCCGCATGGGCGACCCCGAGACGCAGCCCATCATGCTGCGCCTGAAGAGCGACCTCGCGGCCATCGTCGAGCACGCCGTCAACGGCACGCTGGACCAGGTCGAGGCCGAATGGGATCGCCGCACCGCGCTGGGCGTGGTGATGGCTGCTGCCAACTATCCCGAGACTCCGCGCAAGGGCGACGTCATCACCGGATTGCCGAAGAAGCTGGAAGATGCGCACGTATTCCACGCCGGTACGACGATGCAGGACGGCAAGGTGGTCACCAGCGGCGGCCGCGTGCTGTGCGTCGTGGCGCTCGGCGACATGGTGAAAGTGGCGCAGAAGCGCGCCTACGATATCGCCGACACCATCCATTTCGACGGTTGCCAGATGCGGCGCGACATCGGCTATCGCGCCATCGCCCCAAGGAAATAA
- a CDS encoding OFA family MFS transporter → MQQARTPGFLDRERIIARPGFNRWLVPPAALAIHLCIGMAYGFSVFWLPLSHAIGITAAVDCPKDMGFFAEMFAANCDWKISTLGWMYTLFFVFLGTSAAIWGGWLERVGPRRAGVVAAFCWCGGLLISALGVHLHQIWMLWLGSGVIGGIGLGLGYISPVSTLIKWFPDRRGMATGMAIMGFGGGAMIGAPLANKLMTYFATPTSVGVWETFVTLAVIYFVFMMAGALGYRVPADNWKPAGWQPPAEPSKKSMITDRHVHLDVAWKTPQFWLVWGVLCLNVTAGIGIIGMASPLLQEVFGGKLIGLDLAFNDLDAAQKTQIAAIAAGFTGLLSLFNIGGRFFWASLSDKLGRKLTFSIFFLLGCALYASIPSMAAAGSLAFFVAFFCIILSMYGGAFATVPAYLADLFGTRMVGAIHGRLLTAWAAAGIFGPLLVNYIREYQLDHGVARADAYTVTMYILAGLLVLGFICNWLIQSVAEQHHMSEEELKEEKKQADDTHEHFVQDAKALAHEASHSWKVTLAWLAVGLPLAWGFWMTLQKAVVLFK, encoded by the coding sequence ATGCAACAAGCACGCACGCCCGGTTTTCTCGACCGGGAACGCATCATCGCCCGACCGGGCTTCAACCGCTGGCTGGTGCCGCCCGCCGCACTCGCCATCCATCTCTGCATCGGCATGGCCTACGGCTTCTCGGTGTTCTGGCTGCCGCTGTCGCATGCCATTGGTATCACCGCTGCGGTGGACTGTCCCAAGGACATGGGCTTCTTCGCCGAAATGTTTGCTGCCAACTGCGACTGGAAGATCTCCACGCTGGGCTGGATGTACACGCTGTTCTTCGTGTTCCTCGGCACCTCGGCCGCGATCTGGGGCGGCTGGCTGGAACGCGTGGGCCCGCGCCGCGCAGGCGTGGTGGCAGCGTTCTGCTGGTGCGGCGGTCTGCTGATCTCCGCACTCGGCGTGCACCTGCACCAGATCTGGATGCTGTGGCTGGGCTCCGGCGTGATCGGCGGCATCGGCCTGGGGCTGGGCTATATCTCGCCGGTGTCGACGCTGATCAAGTGGTTCCCGGACCGTCGCGGCATGGCGACCGGCATGGCCATCATGGGCTTCGGCGGCGGCGCGATGATAGGCGCACCGCTGGCCAACAAACTGATGACCTACTTCGCCACGCCCACCTCGGTCGGCGTGTGGGAGACCTTCGTCACGCTGGCCGTGATCTATTTCGTGTTCATGATGGCGGGCGCGTTGGGTTACCGCGTCCCCGCGGACAACTGGAAACCTGCCGGCTGGCAGCCGCCGGCTGAGCCCTCGAAGAAGAGCATGATCACCGACCGCCATGTGCATCTGGACGTGGCATGGAAGACGCCGCAGTTCTGGCTGGTGTGGGGCGTGCTGTGCCTCAACGTAACGGCCGGCATCGGCATCATCGGCATGGCCTCGCCGCTGCTGCAGGAAGTGTTCGGCGGCAAGCTGATCGGCCTCGACCTCGCATTCAACGATCTCGACGCCGCACAGAAGACGCAGATCGCCGCCATCGCCGCAGGCTTCACCGGGCTGCTGTCGCTGTTCAACATCGGCGGCCGTTTCTTCTGGGCCTCGCTGTCCGACAAGCTGGGCCGCAAGCTCACCTTCTCCATCTTCTTCCTGCTGGGCTGCGCGCTGTATGCGTCCATCCCCAGCATGGCAGCGGCAGGCAGCCTCGCGTTCTTCGTGGCGTTCTTCTGCATCATCCTGTCGATGTACGGCGGCGCCTTCGCCACCGTGCCGGCCTACCTCGCCGACCTGTTCGGCACCCGGATGGTGGGCGCGATCCACGGCCGCCTGCTGACTGCCTGGGCGGCCGCCGGCATCTTCGGCCCGCTGCTGGTGAACTACATCCGTGAATATCAGCTCGACCACGGCGTGGCACGCGCCGATGCCTACACCGTCACCATGTACATCCTCGCCGGCTTGCTGGTGCTGGGCTTCATCTGCAACTGGCTGATCCAGTCGGTGGCCGAACAGCACCACATGAGCGAGGAAGAGCTCAAGGAAGAGAAGAAGCAGGCCGACGACACGCACGAGCATTTCGTGCAGGACGCCAAGGCGCTGGCACACGAGGCCAGCCACAGCTGGAAGGTGACGCTGGCATGGCTGGCCGTGGGCCTGCCGCTGGCCTGGGGTTTCTGGATGACGCTGCAGAAGGCGGTGGTGCTGTTCAAATAA